A window from Malania oleifera isolate guangnan ecotype guangnan chromosome 7, ASM2987363v1, whole genome shotgun sequence encodes these proteins:
- the LOC131160394 gene encoding non-specific lipid transfer protein GPI-anchored 20-like, translating to MNFVTNNTTNGTSLNAGCCSSLRSLVGNDTGCICFIVAGSVPIQLPINRTLAIFLLRACNMPRVPVPCNASGAPILTLGPNAFGPVRSLGLFPPLSPQGNPLNLDRQRPISPPIPVELRVTGGDSSTNPSSLC from the exons ATGAACTTTGTCACCAATAACACCACCAATGGCACGTCGCTGAACGCTGGCTGCTGCAGCTCGCTGAGGTCGCTCGTGGGCAACGACACCGGCTGTATCTGCTTCATTGTCGCAGGGAGCGTCCCCATCCAACTGCCCATCAACCGAACTCTCGCTATCTTCCTCCTGCGCGCCTGCAACATGCCCCGCGTCCCCGTCCCATGCAACG CTTCCGGTGCACCTATTCTCACTCTAG GTCCTAACGCATTTGGGCCAGTTCGCTCTCTTGGGTTATTCCCTCCTCTTAGTCCCCAAGGTAATCCGTTGAACCTAGATCGCCAGCGACCTATCTCGCCGCCAATCCCTGTTGAGCTGCGCGTAACAGGTGGAGACAGCAGCACCAACCCCAGCAGCTTATGTTGA
- the LOC131160393 gene encoding photosystem I reaction center subunit III, chloroplastic has translation MPLTIPTNLSNPINITNTKPKPNLIICSHQPTPKSKSTSAGNPSCTDFADKVASAGKALSTALALSSILVWAPTLPATADIAGLTPCKESKQFAKREKQQLKKLESSLKLYEADSAPALAIKATMEKTKRRFDNYGKQGLLCGSDGLPHLIVSGDQRHWGEFITPGILFLYIAGWIGWVGRSYLIAIRDEKKPAMKEVIIDVPLASRLLFRGFIWPVAAYREFVNGELVDSTV, from the coding sequence atgcCGCTCACGATACCCACAAACCTCTCCAATCCCATCAACATTACTAACACCAAACCAAAGCCCAACCTGATCATCTGCTCCCATCAACCTACCCCAAAGTCAAAATCAACTTCAGCAGGTAACCCGTCATGCACTGATTTCGCGGATAAAGTAGCGTCGGCCGGAAAGGCACTGTCGACGGCGCTGGCGCTGTCGTCGATCTTAGTGTGGGCCCCAACGCTACCGGCGACTGCGGACATCGCTGGGCTGACGCCGTGCAAGGAATCGAAGCAGTTCGCGAAGCGGGAGAAGCAGCAGCTGAAAAAGCTGGAGTCGTCCCTGAAGCTGTACGAGGCAGACAGCGCGCCGGCGCTGGCGATAAAGGCGACTATGGAGAAGACGAAGCGGAGGTTCGACAACTACGGGAAGCAGGGGCTTCTGTGCGGGTCGGACGGGCTGCCTCACCTGATCGTAAGCGGTGACCAGAGACACTGGGGTGAGTTTATCACGCCGGGGATTCTGTTCCTGTACATCGCGGGGTGGATCGGGTGGGTAGGGCGGAGCTACCTAATCGCCATCAGGGACGAGAAGAAACCCGCCATGAAGGAGGTCATCATCGACGTGCCCTTGGCCAGCAGGCTTCTTTTCAGAGGCTTCATCTGGCCTGTCGCCGCCTACAGAGAATTTGTCAACGGTGAACTTGTCGACAGCACCGTTTGA